In Xenorhabdus nematophila ATCC 19061, one DNA window encodes the following:
- a CDS encoding TIGR03747 family integrating conjugative element membrane protein, whose translation MAQSENQSRPSSQPPRKHGLLYRLLWEWPWQLIGFMVMSWLFSLLLEYLGMAFFWPEQGATHSQNMMKTELNYLSSEFTRSLLLSEPSQTVSAWLAQVYQWLFVDSGFMGWVQRQSQYQFNSRNDFMREFNAVLQGISGHLREYWLATVFITMVTLIRLAILLLSVPLFVMVLLVALVDGLGRRDLRRYGAGYESSFVYHHAKRGIKPACTVPCVLYLSWPGVVYPTVILLPAAIVLGMAVVITVSMFKKYL comes from the coding sequence GGAATGGCCGTGGCAACTCATTGGGTTTATGGTGATGTCCTGGCTATTCAGCCTGTTACTGGAATATCTTGGTATGGCTTTTTTCTGGCCGGAACAGGGTGCCACTCACAGTCAGAATATGATGAAGACAGAGCTTAACTATCTCTCCTCAGAATTTACCCGAAGCCTGTTGCTGTCAGAACCCTCACAAACCGTTTCGGCATGGCTGGCACAGGTTTATCAGTGGCTGTTTGTAGACAGTGGTTTTATGGGCTGGGTTCAGAGACAGTCGCAATACCAGTTCAATAGCCGCAATGATTTTATGCGTGAATTCAATGCGGTATTACAGGGTATATCGGGGCATTTGCGGGAGTATTGGCTGGCCACGGTATTTATCACGATGGTGACGCTGATCCGGCTGGCAATTTTGTTGTTATCTGTACCCTTGTTTGTGATGGTGCTTTTAGTCGCATTGGTCGATGGATTAGGACGGCGGGATTTGCGGCGTTATGGGGCAGGGTATGAATCCAGTTTTGTTTACCATCATGCCAAACGGGGGATTAAACCGGCCTGCACGGTTCCCTGTGTACTGTATTTATCGTGGCCGGGTGTGGTGTATCCTACCGTGATATTGTTGCCGGCGGCGATAGTGCTGGGCATGGCGGTCGTGATAACGGTCTCAATGTTTAAAAAATATCTTTGA